One window from the genome of Pandoraea fibrosis encodes:
- a CDS encoding NAD(P)/FAD-dependent oxidoreductase — protein sequence MSSDVSATPTPATERNADIVIMGAGAAGISVAASLRRRRPSLSITIVDPADTHYYQPAWTLVGAGEFDAARTARPMASVIPDGVNWIQAAVTAFAPDHQQILLSDGRRLGYRYLIVAPGLQLNWEAIDGLTETLGRNGVTSNYRFDLAPYTWSLVREFKGGNALFTQPPMPIKCAGAPQKAMYLSADTWRQHGVLDKTTIEFHLVAPALFGVKDYIPALMEYVKRYRISLNHLSHLRAVDGERRVARFEIFDADGQSQFVDKPFDFLHVVPPQSAPDVLRASPLADAAGWCDVDPATLRHARYANVFGLGDAISAPNAKTAAAARKQAVVVAENLLAAMDGRPLALHYDGYGACPLTVEHGKIVLAEFGYGGKLLPTFPIDGTHANRFAWVLKKYVLPKVYWDFMLRGREWLAQPKRASHR from the coding sequence ATGTCCAGCGATGTATCCGCTACGCCAACACCCGCGACGGAGCGCAACGCCGACATTGTGATCATGGGGGCTGGCGCGGCAGGAATTTCCGTCGCCGCCAGCTTGCGCCGCCGCCGTCCCTCGCTCTCGATCACAATCGTGGACCCGGCGGACACGCACTACTATCAGCCGGCATGGACGCTCGTTGGCGCGGGCGAGTTCGATGCCGCGCGCACCGCGCGCCCGATGGCGAGCGTCATCCCCGACGGGGTGAACTGGATCCAGGCGGCAGTGACGGCATTTGCCCCGGACCATCAGCAAATCCTGCTCTCGGACGGCCGCCGTCTCGGCTACCGTTACCTCATCGTGGCGCCGGGCCTTCAACTGAATTGGGAAGCCATCGACGGCCTGACCGAAACGCTCGGCCGCAACGGTGTCACGTCCAACTATCGCTTCGACCTCGCTCCCTATACCTGGTCGCTGGTGCGTGAATTCAAGGGCGGCAATGCGCTATTCACGCAGCCGCCGATGCCGATCAAATGTGCGGGGGCACCGCAAAAGGCGATGTATCTGTCGGCCGACACGTGGCGTCAGCATGGTGTGCTGGACAAAACGACAATCGAGTTTCATCTCGTAGCGCCAGCGCTGTTCGGCGTGAAGGATTACATCCCGGCACTCATGGAGTACGTGAAGCGCTATCGCATCTCGCTCAATCACCTCTCGCATTTGCGCGCGGTCGATGGCGAACGGCGCGTTGCCCGTTTCGAAATTTTCGACGCCGACGGTCAGTCGCAATTCGTCGACAAGCCGTTCGACTTCCTGCATGTCGTACCGCCCCAAAGCGCCCCGGACGTGTTGCGCGCCAGCCCGCTCGCCGATGCCGCCGGCTGGTGCGACGTGGATCCGGCGACGCTGCGCCACGCACGCTATGCCAATGTGTTCGGCTTGGGCGATGCCATCTCTGCGCCAAACGCCAAGACCGCTGCCGCTGCCCGCAAACAGGCGGTCGTTGTCGCGGAAAACCTGCTGGCCGCCATGGACGGCCGCCCGCTCGCGTTGCACTACGACGGCTATGGCGCTTGCCCACTCACGGTGGAACACGGCAAGATCGTGCTTGCCGAATTTGGTTACGGCGGCAAGCTGCTGCCCACCTTCCCCATCGACGGCACCCATGCGAACCGTTTTGCATGGGTATTGAAAAAGTACGTGCTGCCAAAGGTCTATTGGGATTTCATGCTTCGCGGACGAGAATGGCTGGCGCAACCCAAGCGTGCCAGCCATAGGTGA
- a CDS encoding putative bifunctional diguanylate cyclase/phosphodiesterase, protein MNDTNALRRQVVLADLLLDRQRLLRALSLELRTPSPPGSHSALVVLHVGRGQRKASSQAAISDADLLATVAFRIGSRIRRRDLIGRVSDQQIGILLRDLGSREAASQITRRFIRAGESPVPCGNGLLYPILSAGVTHLPQVPVWPATLLEHTSDVADQAIRESASRFLVTEAPSAPTEGITPPDEAGNEHYWRNAIGRALSGSEFRLHYQPQIDMRTHRLTGLEALIRWQRDDELIMPGEFIPAAERCDVIGPIGDWTLHEACRQLDQWHTDGEEYPRVAVNLSAQQMRVQTLETVRYALKHHRVPPDKLEIEITESSLISHLDEAATLMNELVAMGVRLSLDDFGTGYSSFVRLKRWPFGTVKIDYQFVAGVLLGGYDTELIRAIIAIARKLEIETVAEGVETSAQRDALASLGCHAWQGYHCTRPLPPGHIETFIRDWHGRL, encoded by the coding sequence ATGAACGATACCAACGCGCTTCGACGACAAGTTGTCCTTGCCGATCTGCTGCTGGATCGCCAGCGGCTGTTGCGCGCCCTCAGCCTGGAGTTGCGCACCCCGAGTCCGCCCGGCAGCCACAGTGCGCTGGTGGTCCTGCACGTGGGGCGCGGTCAGCGCAAGGCAAGCAGTCAGGCCGCCATCTCGGACGCCGACCTGCTAGCCACCGTTGCGTTTCGCATCGGTTCGCGCATTCGCCGTCGCGACCTGATCGGGCGCGTCTCCGATCAGCAGATCGGCATCTTGCTGCGTGACCTCGGCAGCCGCGAAGCCGCCTCGCAGATCACCCGCCGCTTCATCCGTGCCGGCGAATCGCCCGTGCCTTGCGGGAATGGTTTGCTCTATCCGATTCTCTCGGCAGGGGTCACGCATCTACCGCAGGTGCCGGTCTGGCCCGCCACCTTGCTCGAACATACGTCCGACGTCGCCGATCAGGCGATTCGGGAAAGTGCGTCGCGGTTTCTGGTGACGGAAGCGCCGTCAGCCCCCACCGAGGGCATCACGCCGCCGGACGAAGCCGGCAACGAGCACTACTGGCGTAACGCCATCGGACGCGCTCTGTCGGGATCGGAATTCCGTCTGCATTACCAGCCGCAGATCGACATGCGCACGCACCGCCTGACCGGACTCGAAGCCCTGATTCGCTGGCAGCGCGACGACGAGTTGATCATGCCGGGAGAATTCATCCCGGCCGCCGAACGCTGCGACGTCATCGGCCCCATCGGCGACTGGACCCTGCACGAAGCTTGCCGTCAACTCGATCAATGGCATACGGACGGCGAAGAGTATCCGCGTGTGGCCGTGAATCTGTCTGCACAGCAGATGCGCGTGCAGACGCTGGAGACCGTCCGTTACGCGCTTAAGCATCACCGCGTGCCGCCCGACAAGCTTGAGATCGAGATTACCGAATCGTCGCTGATCTCGCACCTCGACGAAGCGGCCACGCTGATGAACGAACTCGTCGCGATGGGTGTGCGCCTGTCGCTCGACGACTTCGGCACCGGCTACTCCAGTTTCGTGCGCCTCAAACGCTGGCCGTTCGGCACCGTCAAGATCGACTACCAGTTCGTGGCGGGTGTATTGCTTGGCGGCTACGATACGGAACTGATTCGCGCCATCATCGCCATCGCCCGCAAGCTCGAAATCGAGACCGTTGCGGAAGGTGTCGAGACCAGCGCCCAACGCGACGCACTCGCATCGCTGGGCTGTCACGCCTGGCAGGGGTATCATTGCACGCGTCCCTTGCCGCCCGGGCACATCGAGACCTTCATTCGCGACTGGCACGGGCGCCTGTAA
- a CDS encoding sensor domain-containing diguanylate cyclase: MTNALFNPRRTASVFRSGLAVLVCILVAWGLARFAADQLVANRSARLLFEERSVATRLAHGTVHTVNQDLILIRGIPQVLAQIEQLQDAAASIATHPLKGVPPDKARQTLLANAVLKPVNDLLRAAQLYFGADLVWLGTPDGVTIASSDAYTTSSLVGDNYGDRGYFNAAVLGGAGQQYVIGRKTGLPGIYFTAPVYRDGLLVGVMVVKLGLRRLAHWVDSGASFVTDTNGVIVLANDPTFTGLAVPGAEVFKLTRPERRHLYQQEDFTVAPIEDYDLSPGTPELMQRAHEEEEGEHHARLVRVRPDNQPYLLEAEPSADSELVIYTMNEAPTLGSLSIERRRYATLVFALLLSSAGALWLLVRYLRREKLQLTDTLAKNAALEHEVKYDALTGALSRGHFLKRLRAEVSKADSTGAPTCVILVDLDHFKQINDTWGHALGDTVLATFVRLCHESLREDDICGRLGGEEFAIILSGATEARALEAAERLCESVRTARISVDSRALQFTISAGVAQWHVGDDDNAWLQRADAALYLAKSRGRDCCARESDLRVLTRGGS; the protein is encoded by the coding sequence TTGACCAACGCTCTGTTCAATCCTCGCCGCACCGCTTCTGTCTTTCGCAGCGGCCTGGCCGTTCTCGTGTGCATCCTCGTCGCCTGGGGGCTGGCCCGCTTCGCCGCCGATCAGTTGGTGGCGAACCGTTCGGCGCGGCTGCTCTTTGAAGAGCGTAGCGTTGCGACCCGCCTCGCGCACGGCACCGTCCACACGGTCAACCAGGACCTGATCCTGATTCGCGGCATCCCGCAGGTGCTTGCCCAGATCGAACAGCTTCAAGACGCCGCGGCCAGCATCGCCACCCATCCCCTCAAGGGGGTGCCGCCGGACAAAGCGCGTCAGACGTTGTTGGCCAACGCCGTGCTCAAACCCGTCAATGACCTGCTGCGTGCGGCACAGCTCTACTTCGGTGCGGATCTCGTCTGGCTGGGCACACCGGATGGCGTGACGATCGCTTCGAGCGATGCGTACACGACCAGCTCACTGGTCGGCGACAACTACGGCGACCGCGGCTACTTCAACGCTGCCGTGCTCGGCGGCGCCGGGCAGCAATATGTCATCGGCCGCAAGACCGGCCTGCCCGGCATCTACTTCACCGCGCCCGTCTATCGAGACGGCCTGCTGGTCGGTGTGATGGTCGTGAAACTCGGCCTGCGCCGGCTGGCCCACTGGGTCGACTCCGGCGCCTCCTTCGTTACGGACACCAACGGCGTGATCGTGCTCGCCAACGATCCGACGTTCACCGGCCTGGCGGTCCCCGGCGCCGAGGTCTTCAAACTGACGCGACCTGAGCGGCGTCATCTCTATCAGCAGGAAGACTTCACCGTCGCACCCATCGAAGACTACGACCTCTCGCCCGGCACACCGGAACTCATGCAGCGCGCCCACGAGGAGGAGGAAGGCGAGCACCATGCCCGTCTGGTCCGTGTGCGCCCCGACAACCAGCCCTATCTTCTGGAAGCCGAACCATCGGCAGACAGCGAACTGGTCATCTACACCATGAACGAAGCGCCGACGCTGGGCAGCCTGTCCATTGAGCGACGGCGCTATGCGACATTGGTCTTCGCACTGCTACTCAGCTCGGCGGGCGCGCTCTGGCTGCTCGTTCGCTACCTGCGCCGCGAAAAACTTCAGTTGACCGACACATTGGCCAAGAATGCGGCACTCGAACACGAGGTCAAATACGATGCGCTCACGGGAGCGCTGTCACGCGGGCACTTCCTCAAACGCCTGCGGGCCGAGGTTTCGAAAGCGGATTCGACCGGGGCGCCCACCTGCGTGATCCTGGTCGATCTGGACCATTTCAAACAGATCAACGACACTTGGGGTCATGCGCTCGGCGATACCGTGCTGGCCACCTTTGTCCGTCTTTGTCACGAATCGTTACGCGAAGATGACATCTGCGGTCGTTTGGGAGGCGAAGAATTCGCTATCATCCTGAGTGGCGCCACGGAAGCCCGTGCCCTCGAAGCCGCAGAGCGATTGTGTGAATCGGTACGCACGGCCCGCATCTCTGTCGATAGCCGAGCGCTTCAGTTCACGATAAGTGCCGGCGTAGCGCAGTGGCACGTTGGTGACGACGACAACGCGTGGCTGCAACGTGCCGACGCAGCGCTGTACCTTGCCAAATCTCGCGGACGCGATTGCTGCGCCCGCGAATCCGACCTCCGGGTACTCACCCGAGGCGGGTCGTAA
- a CDS encoding phospholipase A: MPKTNLATFAPSPLRAIQIGTVALCVALSSTANAELSLLQPPRALTGGAPLQLTLLATQDSPGRETIKLPDEIVVRVSNDDFKPTLLHLKRAAVAPAEVTLSNGQFRRIPYSATLPKELRGTVRLEPVDWDASTTTIVLDRAAPAEPMVAAAPASAAAWGAAAQASGESATAAAAVPASGAMASAPADAIAPTTDTEFARISSNEPMYIAFGKNGDANARFQLSFKFHILKPDNPASKSFLDNLYFGYTQLSIWDLQAESAPFRDSNYRPSLFYYLPDTGARANWFTSLGVAAGIEHESNGKAGDDSRSINTVFVKPILTFGNPSEYHWTVAPKLYAYLEKSDNRDIQNYRGYMDLLVLWGKPNGWQIGATLRKGMKRNYGSVDVQVTYPLGKLIPGTGGYLWLGYFTGYGEDLLDYNRHSPSQVRIGYSVFRW, from the coding sequence ATGCCCAAGACGAATCTCGCCACATTCGCCCCGTCGCCGTTGCGCGCCATCCAGATCGGCACAGTTGCCCTTTGCGTGGCCCTGAGCAGTACCGCCAATGCCGAACTCTCGCTCTTGCAGCCACCACGCGCCCTCACGGGCGGCGCACCGTTGCAACTCACGCTGCTGGCCACTCAGGACAGCCCGGGCCGCGAGACGATCAAGCTGCCGGACGAAATCGTCGTGCGTGTCTCGAATGACGACTTCAAGCCCACTCTGCTTCATCTGAAGCGTGCCGCCGTGGCCCCCGCGGAAGTTACGCTGTCGAACGGCCAGTTCCGGCGTATCCCGTATTCCGCCACGCTCCCGAAGGAATTGCGCGGCACCGTGCGTCTCGAGCCAGTCGACTGGGATGCCTCGACAACTACCATCGTGCTCGATCGCGCCGCCCCGGCCGAACCGATGGTGGCGGCCGCACCGGCCTCTGCCGCAGCATGGGGCGCAGCAGCGCAAGCCTCCGGAGAAAGCGCCACAGCAGCGGCTGCGGTTCCAGCATCCGGCGCAATGGCCAGCGCCCCCGCCGACGCGATTGCGCCGACCACCGATACCGAATTCGCCCGCATTTCGTCAAACGAGCCGATGTACATTGCCTTCGGCAAGAACGGCGACGCGAATGCGCGATTCCAGCTCAGCTTCAAGTTCCACATTCTCAAGCCCGACAACCCGGCATCGAAGTCTTTTCTCGACAACCTGTATTTCGGCTACACGCAGTTGTCGATCTGGGACTTGCAGGCCGAATCGGCGCCATTCCGCGACTCGAACTACCGTCCAAGCCTGTTCTATTACCTCCCGGATACCGGTGCACGAGCCAACTGGTTCACGTCGCTGGGCGTCGCAGCAGGTATCGAGCACGAGTCCAATGGCAAAGCCGGAGACGACTCCCGCAGCATCAATACGGTCTTCGTCAAGCCGATCCTGACGTTCGGCAACCCGTCCGAATATCACTGGACGGTCGCACCGAAGCTCTACGCCTATCTGGAAAAGAGCGATAACCGCGATATCCAGAACTATCGCGGCTATATGGATCTGCTGGTGCTCTGGGGTAAGCCGAATGGCTGGCAGATAGGCGCCACGCTGCGCAAGGGCATGAAGCGCAACTACGGCAGCGTAGATGTGCAGGTGACTTATCCGCTCGGCAAGCTGATCCCTGGCACCGGCGGCTACCTCTGGCTCGGCTACTTCACGGGCTACGGCGAAGACCTGCTCGACTACAACCGTCACTCGCCATCGCAGGTGCGGATCGGGTACAGCGTATTCCGCTGGTAA
- a CDS encoding EamA family transporter, which yields MLRSWQLFALGSAFFAALTAVFGKLGVAQVNSNMATLIRTVIIFAVTLAIVGMRGEWQRPTSLSANTWLFLVLSGIATGLSWLCYFRALQLGPVSGVAPLDKLSVAMAMLVGWVILGEPFSLKEALGGALIVAGALVLVL from the coding sequence ATGCTGCGTAGCTGGCAACTGTTTGCGCTGGGGTCGGCGTTCTTTGCCGCATTGACGGCCGTGTTCGGCAAGCTCGGGGTGGCGCAAGTCAACTCGAATATGGCCACGCTGATTCGCACGGTGATTATTTTTGCAGTGACGTTGGCGATCGTGGGTATGCGTGGCGAGTGGCAGCGGCCGACGAGCCTGAGCGCGAATACCTGGCTGTTCCTGGTGCTTTCCGGCATCGCGACCGGCTTGTCGTGGCTGTGCTACTTCCGTGCATTGCAGTTGGGGCCGGTGTCGGGGGTGGCGCCGTTGGACAAGCTCAGCGTCGCGATGGCGATGCTGGTTGGCTGGGTGATCCTCGGGGAGCCGTTCTCGCTCAAGGAGGCCCTGGGCGGTGCGCTGATTGTCGCAGGCGCGCTCGTGCTGGTGCTGTAA
- a CDS encoding DUF1289 domain-containing protein translates to MSELHDRPDSPCIGVCSTLFDDVCKGCGRTAYEVSNWVFFTDEEKAAIWERINREGTAMRYCDNGSTTSQT, encoded by the coding sequence ATGTCCGAACTGCACGACCGCCCCGACAGCCCCTGCATTGGCGTTTGCTCGACGCTCTTCGACGACGTCTGCAAGGGTTGCGGCCGTACCGCTTACGAAGTGTCGAACTGGGTGTTCTTCACCGACGAAGAGAAGGCTGCAATCTGGGAGCGCATCAACCGCGAAGGCACGGCAATGCGCTATTGCGATAACGGATCTACGACTTCGCAGACTTGA
- a CDS encoding aldehyde dehydrogenase family protein → MITYDKFFIDGQWVAPVGRGTLDVFHSADAKLMGRIPEGAAQDTEAAVAAALKARDAWAATPPAERAGYLRKIAAGLKARTDDLANVITGETGMPIKLARAIQVGGPVYHWNKYAELAETFEFEARVGNSLVVREPVGVVGAITPWNYPLNQITLKVAPALAAGCTVVLKPSEVAPFNAFILAEVIAESGLPAGVFNLVTGLGPVVGEVLARHPDVDMVSFTGSTRAGKRVSEVASQTVKRVALELGGKSASVVLDDADLAAAVKGTLNACYLNSGQTCSAHTRMLVPASRYEEVKALAKEAVARFTLGDPREETTRLGPLASAAQRERVQTYIRKGLAEGAELIAGGDAVPAGFESGFFVQPTVLGRVTPEATVAQEEIFGPVLSIITYQDEADAVRIANDSIYGLGGGVWSGDESRAVRVARQIRTGQVDINGGEFNMQAPFGGFKQSGHGRENGVYGFEEFLEYKSLQFKSAKS, encoded by the coding sequence ATGATTACGTACGACAAATTCTTCATCGACGGTCAATGGGTTGCGCCGGTTGGGCGCGGCACGCTGGATGTCTTCCACTCCGCCGATGCGAAGCTCATGGGCCGCATTCCCGAGGGGGCGGCGCAAGACACGGAAGCGGCGGTGGCCGCCGCGCTCAAAGCGCGCGATGCCTGGGCGGCGACGCCGCCGGCCGAACGTGCAGGCTACTTGCGAAAGATCGCTGCGGGCCTGAAGGCGCGCACGGACGATCTGGCAAACGTCATTACGGGTGAGACGGGGATGCCCATCAAGCTTGCTCGCGCGATTCAGGTGGGCGGCCCGGTTTATCACTGGAACAAGTACGCCGAGCTGGCCGAGACATTCGAGTTTGAGGCGCGCGTGGGCAATTCGCTGGTGGTGCGCGAGCCGGTGGGCGTGGTCGGCGCAATTACGCCGTGGAACTACCCGCTCAATCAGATCACGCTGAAGGTAGCGCCAGCGCTGGCCGCAGGATGTACGGTGGTGCTCAAACCATCGGAGGTGGCGCCATTCAACGCGTTCATTCTGGCAGAGGTCATCGCCGAGTCGGGCCTCCCGGCAGGCGTGTTCAATCTGGTCACGGGGCTGGGGCCGGTCGTCGGTGAAGTGCTCGCACGGCACCCCGATGTCGACATGGTGTCGTTCACCGGTTCGACGCGAGCCGGCAAACGTGTGTCCGAAGTGGCATCCCAAACGGTCAAGCGCGTGGCGTTGGAGCTGGGGGGGAAATCAGCCTCGGTGGTCCTTGACGATGCCGATCTTGCAGCAGCGGTCAAAGGCACGCTCAACGCCTGCTATCTGAATTCTGGCCAGACGTGTTCGGCCCACACGCGCATGCTCGTTCCCGCCTCGCGCTATGAGGAAGTCAAAGCCCTGGCCAAGGAGGCTGTGGCCCGCTTCACGCTCGGCGATCCGCGTGAGGAAACGACGCGTCTCGGACCGCTCGCATCTGCCGCACAGCGCGAGCGAGTGCAGACCTATATTCGCAAGGGACTTGCCGAAGGCGCCGAACTGATCGCTGGCGGCGATGCCGTGCCGGCAGGCTTCGAATCGGGATTCTTCGTTCAGCCGACGGTGCTGGGGCGTGTGACTCCCGAGGCGACCGTCGCGCAAGAGGAGATTTTCGGCCCTGTGCTTTCCATCATTACGTATCAGGACGAGGCGGATGCCGTGCGCATTGCGAACGACTCCATTTACGGACTGGGGGGTGGCGTGTGGTCAGGGGACGAGTCGCGCGCGGTGCGTGTAGCCCGTCAGATTCGCACCGGGCAAGTCGACATCAATGGCGGGGAATTCAATATGCAGGCACCGTTCGGCGGCTTCAAGCAGTCGGGGCACGGACGGGAAAACGGTGTGTACGGATTCGAGGAATTCCTCGAGTACAAGTCGCTGCAATTCAAGTCTGCGAAGTCGTAG
- a CDS encoding ABC-F family ATPase: MLSTANITMQFGAKPLFENISVKFGGGNRYGLIGANGCGKSTFMKILGSDLEPSAGNVMLEPNVRLGKLKQDQFAYEDMRVLDVVMMGHTEMWAAMSERDAIYANPEATDDDYMHAAELEAKFAEYDGYTAEARAGELLLGVGIPIDQHQGTMSNVAPGWKLRVLLAQALFSNPDVLLLDEPTNNLDINTIRWLEDVLNERNSTMIIISHDRHFLNAVCTHMADMDYGTLKIYPGNYDDYMLASAQARERQMAANTKAKERITDLQDFVRRFSANKSKARQATSRLKQIDKIKVEDIKPSSRQNPFIRFEFEKKLHNLAFEFEGIGKSFDRQIFKNYSGAVRAGERVAIIGENGAGKTTLLRSLMADLPVDEGHVKWAENANIGYMPQDTSEAFPEDVSLTDWMTQWGQEGDDDQVIRGSLGRLLFGGDDVRKSVRVLSGGEKGRMIWGKLMLGRHNVMMMDEPTNHMDMESIESLQIALDKYPGTLIFVSHDREFVSGLATRIIEVKNDGTLIDYAGTYDEYLASQGVEV, from the coding sequence GTGCTGTCTACTGCCAATATCACGATGCAATTCGGCGCCAAGCCGCTCTTCGAGAACATCTCCGTCAAATTCGGCGGGGGCAACCGTTATGGCCTGATCGGCGCCAACGGCTGCGGCAAGTCGACGTTCATGAAGATCCTCGGCAGCGACCTGGAGCCGAGCGCCGGCAACGTCATGCTCGAGCCTAACGTGCGTCTCGGTAAGCTCAAGCAGGATCAGTTCGCGTATGAAGACATGCGCGTGCTGGACGTCGTGATGATGGGCCACACCGAAATGTGGGCCGCCATGAGCGAGCGCGACGCCATCTACGCGAATCCGGAAGCGACGGACGACGACTACATGCACGCGGCCGAACTCGAAGCGAAGTTTGCCGAGTACGACGGCTATACGGCCGAAGCGCGTGCCGGCGAGCTGTTGCTGGGCGTGGGCATTCCCATCGATCAGCATCAGGGGACGATGAGCAACGTTGCGCCGGGCTGGAAGCTGCGTGTGCTGCTCGCACAGGCACTGTTCTCGAACCCGGACGTGCTGTTGCTCGACGAACCGACCAACAACCTGGACATCAACACGATCCGCTGGCTGGAAGACGTGCTCAACGAGCGCAACTCCACCATGATCATCATCTCCCACGATCGCCACTTCCTGAACGCCGTGTGCACGCACATGGCCGATATGGATTACGGCACGCTGAAGATCTATCCGGGCAACTACGACGACTACATGCTGGCCTCGGCACAGGCGCGTGAGCGTCAGATGGCGGCCAACACCAAGGCGAAGGAACGCATCACCGATCTGCAGGACTTCGTGCGCCGCTTCTCCGCAAACAAGTCGAAGGCACGTCAGGCGACGAGCCGTCTCAAGCAGATCGACAAGATCAAGGTCGAAGACATCAAGCCGTCGTCGCGCCAGAACCCGTTCATCCGCTTCGAGTTCGAGAAGAAGCTGCACAACCTCGCGTTCGAATTCGAGGGTATTGGCAAGTCGTTCGATCGCCAGATTTTCAAGAACTACTCGGGCGCGGTGCGCGCGGGCGAGCGGGTGGCGATCATCGGCGAGAACGGCGCCGGCAAGACCACGCTGCTGCGCAGCCTGATGGCGGACCTGCCGGTCGATGAGGGCCACGTGAAGTGGGCCGAGAACGCCAATATCGGTTACATGCCGCAAGATACGTCGGAAGCCTTCCCGGAAGACGTGTCGCTCACCGACTGGATGACGCAATGGGGGCAGGAGGGCGACGACGATCAGGTGATCCGTGGCTCGCTGGGCCGTCTGCTGTTTGGCGGCGACGACGTGCGCAAATCGGTGCGCGTGCTCTCCGGTGGCGAGAAAGGCCGCATGATCTGGGGCAAGCTGATGCTGGGCCGTCACAACGTGATGATGATGGACGAGCCGACCAACCACATGGACATGGAGTCGATCGAGTCGCTGCAGATCGCCCTCGACAAGTACCCGGGCACGTTGATTTTTGTGTCGCATGACCGCGAATTTGTGTCGGGTCTGGCCACGCGCATCATCGAAGTGAAGAACGATGGCACGCTGATCGATTACGCCGGCACCTACGACGAATACCTGGCCAGCCAGGGCGTGGAAGTCTGA
- a CDS encoding cupin domain-containing protein: MHLLTSTTRVLRPSCPHRQRRLGHLFGAVALSIAAVASPSAIADNAHRADVSTETLVKSTTAWDQTRYTAYPSGTPEPTLVRITLAPNTRLDWHTHPMPAIGYVASGQITVERADNGARHSFVAGQTVMELVDVPHRGWTGETGAELLVFYARSVHQPLAVASPNADKLAQDDAVQTPLD; this comes from the coding sequence ATGCATCTTCTAACGTCCACCACACGCGTGCTGCGCCCTTCCTGCCCTCACCGTCAACGGCGTCTCGGTCACCTTTTTGGCGCCGTTGCGCTCTCGATCGCCGCAGTCGCCTCCCCCTCTGCCATCGCCGACAACGCCCACCGCGCCGACGTCAGCACCGAAACCCTCGTGAAATCGACGACCGCATGGGATCAGACCCGCTATACGGCATATCCCTCAGGCACGCCCGAGCCAACCCTCGTGCGCATCACCCTCGCGCCCAACACCCGACTGGACTGGCATACGCACCCCATGCCGGCCATCGGTTATGTCGCGTCTGGACAGATTACCGTCGAGCGCGCGGATAACGGCGCGCGCCATTCCTTCGTCGCCGGGCAGACGGTAATGGAACTCGTCGACGTGCCGCATCGGGGCTGGACAGGCGAGACCGGCGCGGAACTGCTGGTTTTCTACGCGCGCTCGGTGCACCAACCGCTCGCCGTCGCCTCGCCCAATGCTGACAAGCTCGCGCAAGACGACGCCGTGCAAACACCCCTCGACTGA